The Brienomyrus brachyistius isolate T26 chromosome 7, BBRACH_0.4, whole genome shotgun sequence DNA segment GGGCAATGTGTGACGAAAACCAGTCTCATCTGCACTCACAGCACAGGGAGATACAAGGGCAATCACCATTCCCTATTCCCATCACCCAGGGAAACACACCTATCAGTTCACAATTCAAGGGAACCAATGCATTTGCTTCATATGGACATAGTCAAGCTTATTGAACCTTGCATCCGAGCTCTCATGTGCCTGCTAGGGATTCTGGGAAACAGCTGGCTGGCAATTCGCACTCTGCCCAGCAGAAGATCTCACCTCCGTACCAACGAAGCCCTATTCCTGAACCTGGCCATCTCCAACCTCATCACCAATGTCCTGGTGGATGTGCCGGACATCATGTCGGAGTTTGCTGGCGGATGGTTCCTGGGGAATATGTACTGCAAGATGTACTGGTTCTTCTCAGACCTCTCTGAAGCCAGCAGCATCTTCTCCACTCTGCTGATCAGTCTGTTCTGGTACCAGAAACTGGTGGGGTCATTGAAGCGGGGTGGATCTCCAGTGGCACTGGACAGCCTCCGCCTGATCGCCCCACTGCTGGCTGGGGGTTGGGCTGTCGCTGTGCTCTTCAGCTTCCCCAACCTCATCTACAGCTTCTTGGAAACCAGAAACCAAACTGCAGCTGTATGCACAGTAGAGTTTCCTTCTCAGAAAGCCAAGGATATTTATGAAATCACATACTTGACCCTGGGTAACGCCGTGCCCATTTCTGGAATATTATTTGCTAGCGTACAGATCGTGGCGACCTTACTCCGACACAAGAAACGCATCCAGGGAATGGGTGCTGACCCACCCCCTGCTCCTCAGATGCTTGGGCCAGAAGGATCCAGCCTGCCAGGGGGGACAGCGGCAGGAGAAGCTAAAAATATTGCATCCCCTCGACCCAGCAAGCCCACACCGAACACTGGCCCCGAAGTAAGAGCGGCCAAGAGTAAGGTGGCTGTGGCCAGCATTTTCCTGGTCTGCTGGCTGACCCATCTGATATCGCGCATTTACAACAACGTTAGCGAGTCGTCCGTGTTGATGGATGTAGCTTCATACGCCGGTTCCTCCTACACCAGCATCATCCCCTACATCTTCCTTTACAGCATCAGAAAGTTGACCTGCTCATGTCGAGGGTGAAAGCACCAAAAACGCACCAGGGCGGTATGTTCCTGTACGTATGGTCAACTTAGTGTTCCATGTATGAGGTAATGATCTAGACATATGATTCATTTATAAAGAACAACTGTGTTCACCAACAGTGTGTGTGACTTTTCTGTTGTACCATACGACTCTAGTCACATTGCTGCAGGTCAGACCAAACAGGTAAAAGAAATTAAGGAGTGATCAAAACTGATTAACTAAAAAGATTTTGAAGAGCCACACCAGACTACCTGGAGGGTGATGAAAGCCACCAtttctcacacacgcacatcaaTGAGTGTCCACTGTGACCAAACGTATAATTACAGCTCATCAGAGGCCACTTTGTCAATATACACAAGTCAACAAGGAACAGAACAATTTCATTAATTGGGTAAACTCATGCACCTGTGACGATATCATCCTCTTGGGGGCACCATAAATTAGATGGCAATCATTTTGGGTGCAGTCTCTGTATGGATGTTAAACACATCCTTGTTGACACCAGCTAAACATCGATCTCTACACTATAAAGATTTATTTGTGgcatgtttattatgatattaaaTTCAAGACAAATTTCTCAGTGCTTTCAGTTTTTATTACAATACAAATCAAATCAGCAAGACCTATATcaaaaaacatacaaaacaaaCCTAAACAGTTGATTTACATAAAaagtttattataaaatagcaGTGAGAGTCACGTTTTAAAGTACAGAACTCCTCTTTGGTGCGGAGGACTGGGCTGCACTCTAAAGAAAAGGAGGAAAATTCTGGGTCCCACCTGCTAAAGGTACGGGGACACTGTCCATTCAAGCCCAGTGCTTGATTAGGGGACCACTGAAGGTGCCAGGAGGACAACGGAAATCCCAAGGCAAGTGAGCCAACTAACAATCCCACAGCCGGGGCCCCTTAGTGCAAGCAGGGCTCCGTAACACGCACAGAGGCCCCCGTACCCTCGGCCCTCCTCAGGGGGCCATCAAAGGTGTGTACTGTGCTGTTAATGTCCACCCCTGGGAATGATCGAAGTGCGTCTAACACAGAGAAGCACGATGGCACCCTCGGGGGGATGGGGGTCGTGGATGTATCAGCCACTGGAACATCACAGGAAGTTTACAGTGAGAGCACCAGGCCTGGGTTCAGCGGGAAATGAGCAGTGGTGTctgcaaaagggggggggggtgtcaccacGATAGTTTGACCCTCCATCAAACTCTGATATTCAGACCAGTTGAACATGCAAAACAATTAAAGGGATGAAAAGGTGTGGAAGAAGACAGTGGCTGAGATCCGCTTCTGCTTGGGtggttgtggtggggggggggggatgtccaGGGGCGAGGCATCCCGCACGTGTACGACCTCCCCCGGCTCTCAGTGCACCTTCTCCAGCTTGGCCTGCAGGGCCTTGAAGTTACCAATGACGTACTGCAGGGCGGCGCTAGGGCTCAGCGACTGAAGTTCTACCAGGTAACCACAGATATTATCCAGGCACACGTTGGTGAACCTCCTCCTGCACGCAAGCGCACACACAGTCagtggggattggggggggggcagaaggggCGGGTGCTAGCGGCCCATCGAGGCATCACCTGTCGTACGCGGGCACGCGGCTGGGGTCCTCCACATAGCCCGAGAGCAGCACGTGGATGCACTCCAGCAGGTGCAGGGGCTTCTTCATGCGCTGCCAATAGGGGTCCTGCGGGAACAGCGACCCCAGATCAGTTTCACCGTCAGGCTCTCACACGCACCTCAGCTCCCTGCCTGCGGCCCCAACTCCTACCCGCGTCTTAAAGAGCTGGTCGTACACCTCCAGCAACCTGGGCAGCTGCACCCCCATCTCCAGCATGGTGGAGGTGGTGAAGCCCACGTCCCAGTGCAGCCGGCACACCTCCTGCTCCAGGAACTTCACCAGGAACTCTGGAATGGGAATGTGATCCTCAGCCCATTAGCAACGCCTCCCCCAAACCCCCATGCCTCCTGGGACGGACAAGCCTGGGCACGTCCGGTAGGGGGCAAGGGTGGGGCAATTACAGACACCAACAGAGGACGGAAGGCGGGTACACTGATGCACGCGAGGAGCATCTCACCCAGGGGGAAGTAGCGAGGCGTGCCGGCGTAGATCCTGCCCAGGGACACCAGCTTCAGGCTCAGAGCTCGCATGCGGTCACCCGCGTTCATGGTCACGCTGTCGCTCAGCTCTAGGGGGGAGAACAGCGAaaggaaaaaagcaaaaaaaaccaGTGAGCTGGACAATGGAGAGAGGAGGGCAGGGCAGTGCAGACCACATCCCCTAGGATGCTGACCTTTCTCCAGGATCTCCTGCCACAGCGAATGCACCAGGATGGGGTCTGAGTGGCCGGCACAGTGGATGATGGCCAGCTTGCTCTCCGACAGCCGGAAGTGGTCTGCAAACTCACCgtagagctggggggggggggagaggggggcttAATACCAccaggggtgtgggggggttgaGGCTGGCTTCTCAGACCGAAGGCAGTACCTTGGTGATGTCCATCAGCTCAGAGTCCAGTTGTGACATGGCTGCCTGCACtgaaggatgctgggagtactgCCGGCTGAGAGTCTCCTGGATCTGCACCTGGATCCGCACCACCTACGGTAACATGAGGGTTATGAACGACGGGCCTGTGGGGCTCCTCCCCCACGTGCTCTCACTGGTGCCCCCTTCCTCCGTACCTCCATCTTCTCCTCCAGCTCGTTGAGGAACTCGCCGTCGGCCCCCTGAGAGGAGGTGCCAGAGAAACTCTTGGCTGACAGGATGGCCCTGGAGATGTACTCCAACCTCTGCTTCAGGGAGATCTCCGTGCTGCagagaggggggtggggtgggtggagGCATCAGGGGAGCGTCGGGGTCAGCAGCCCCCACCCCGAAAGGCGCGTCCTTACCTGTGCATGTCTGCGAGCCTGGCCAGGACGTGCGCCGCCTTGCTGAAGCTGCGGTTCTTCTCGTAGTACCTCCACAGCAGGTCCATGCTGTGCACCTTGTTCTGGTCCTGCTTGATCATCCGCATCAGGTGCTCCTCCAGGTAGGGCGAGTTCACCTGGGGCAGAGGCGATCACTCACACCAGGGCtgcttccccccacagccccctgCTGCCCGCAGGCCCCCTCCACATACCTCCAGCAGCTTCTCCGTCAGGTCTGCCTGGATCAGCCAGTTGTAGAGGGCAATGTGGAAAAGCTCATCCTGAGACCTCTGCGCCAGCTGCAGGACCTGCTCAAACTGCAGAGGGAGGGAAGGATAGGAGTGACACGTGGGTCATGCCTGCTCCTGCCGGCCAGGCTGGCCTCCTACGGCGGGCTGACTCACATGGGCGGCGGCGTCCTCGTTGCTCAGCATAttggggtcagaggtcatgaCGGGGGGGCCGGGCTGCTTAGGCACGCTGGGTGATTGGGGGGCCACTGTGCTGTGGGCCACTAGCTCCTGCATGGTGTCAGTCACGCACTTGTAGCTGGACAgcctgtggggtggggtgaTGCTTTAATATGGGCCACCGCACCAGCCCACTGCGGCCCAGGACTGCGGCCCCTACCTCTCCTGAAAGGCGAGCTGTCCGGCTGAGTCTCCCTCTGGCTCCCCGTTTCTGTAAAAGTGGAGGCCCAGCCCTTGGGGGTCCTTCTTATCAGCCGCAGTGAGACAAAGCTGCAGGACACCCTCGTAGAAACGCACTGCGCAGGGAGGCAAGAGGGGGGCGTCACACACCGGCGCCACCAGGAAGTACTCAGTAGCCGGTACTCAATACCTAGTACTCACCACTACGGTACTGAGCGCACACCAACTGCAGATCTGTGTGGTGGCTGATCTGCTGGTAGAGATGCAGGGACTCCCTCAGTGCTCGTTCCCGCTCCACCTTGCTCTGTAGCTGCCGGGAACCCTGGAGTAGTTCATTTGCCTGTAGTGGAGAGGTCAAAAGTCAGAGGGGTGTACCAAAGAGGTGCGGTGGGCTGGGCTGTGCGCGGAGAGGGGGGTACCTTAGAGCATACGCTATCGTCACAGCTGTAGAGCAGGGGGCAGATGTCACGCAGGTGCAGGCTGATGGTGTCCACTGACGCACTGTCCTTGATGTAGACGTTGATGAGGGCGGTGATCAGAGCACCCGTCAGCTCGCCGCCCCGGATCACCACGTCCTTAAAGCTGCtgttcttcacctgctcctggaACTCCTTATGCACAGAGGGGTACGGCCATCGCGTCAGCAGGAGCAGCAGCATCACACCCGAGAAGGGCGCACACATGCAGAGGCGTACCTTCGACAACTCAGCCAAGATCAGGCTGAACTGATGCTCACACAGCAGCTTCCACAGCGCCAGTGTCTGGCAGGAAC contains these protein-coding regions:
- the LOC125746651 gene encoding uncharacterized protein LOC125746651, giving the protein MSEFAGGWFLGNMYCKMYWFFSDLSEASSIFSTLLISLFWYQKLVGSLKRGGSPVALDSLRLIAPLLAGGWAVAVLFSFPNLIYSFLETRNQTAAVCTVEFPSQKAKDIYEITYLTLGNAVPISGILFASVQIVATLLRHKKRIQGMGADPPPAPQMLGPEGSSLPGGTAAGEAKNIASPRPSKPTPNTGPEVRAAKSKVAVASIFLVCWLTHLISRIYNNVSESSVLMDVASYAGSSYTSIIPYIFLYSIRKLTCSCRG